One segment of Carya illinoinensis cultivar Pawnee chromosome 1, C.illinoinensisPawnee_v1, whole genome shotgun sequence DNA contains the following:
- the LOC122275851 gene encoding uncharacterized protein LOC122275851: MEIKDSEDHLVGYMKSLTFFKYKNKERIRKEATKTDWTMHEYRLASDSQFQSWTLCRIRYRGHDHVQHGPRTDPSTSEQAFLDTRIPDFPSSEQAANFSNYQYRINYKHFTVRPGLIHHLIINKLFRELYQYRNKHFRIRAGVVILIHQGNKFLHKHMMKSIAFLISPQMSFKHSW, from the exons ATGGAAATTAAAGACTCAGAGGACCACCTCGTGGGTTACATGAAGTCGCTCACCTTctttaaatacaaaaacaaagaacGAATCCGGAAAGAAGCAACCAAAACCGACTGGACTATGCACGAATACAGGCTAGCTTCCGATTCTCAA TTTCAAAGCTGGACTTTATGCCGAATAAGGTACCGTGGTCATGATCATGTGCAGCACGGTCCGAGGACTGACCCATCAACATCGGAACAAGCATTTTTGGATACGAGGATCCCTGATTTTCCGTCATCGGAACAAGCTGCTAATTTTTCGAATTATCAATATCGGATCAATTACAAGCATTTTACGGTACGACCTGGACTGATCCATCATCTGATCATCAACAAGCTTTTTCGGGAGCTGTATCAATATCGGAACAAGCATTTTCGGATACGGGCTGGAGTGGTAATTCTGATCCATCAGGGGAACAAGTTTCTCCATAAGCACATGATGAAATCGATAGCATTCTTAATATCCCCCCAGATGAGTTTCAAGCATTCTTGGTGA
- the LOC122300134 gene encoding NAC domain containing protein 50-like, with protein MSRRWHTSFPIRFRFDPEDEVLVSFYLWRKIQGLDLPNGPIVEADVYAHEPWFLHHGNDSACMAGNNDRYFFVKREPVSRNGNGKRIKRDLEGDSDGGCWKANTGDMEIKDSEGHLVGYMC; from the exons ATGTCGAGACGTTGGCATACATCTTTCCCCATTCGGTTCAGGTTCGATCCCGAAGACGAAGTGTTGGTGTCCTTTTATCTATGGCGGAAAATACAGGGGCTGGATCTACCGAATGGTCCCATCGTTGAAGCCGACGTCTACGCTCATGAACCATGGTTTCTTCACC ATGGTAATGATTCCGCGTGCATGGCCGGGAACAATGACcgatatttttttgtgaagagAGAGCCAGTATCTAGAAACGGTAACGGGAAGAGAATCAAAAGGGATCTGGAAGGGGATTCTGATGGAGGTTGCTGGAAGGCTAACACCGGAGACATGGAAATTAAAGACTCAGAGGGCCACCTCGTGGGTTACATGTGTTGA